Proteins encoded in a region of the Bacillus methanolicus genome:
- a CDS encoding LppM family (lipo)protein: MISIFIFTILLTGCVKFNTTLKIHSDGSSDLTIIYGIDKQVASIDGTMTKSMEETKKEAETRGFKVVNFKDDKYIGLKLEKHFDTYEDLAKKEDMRLFDLKVEEKKGFFKNKYSISGNFDFTGMMDDAGTEEFDQQMASSMMSQMDLNFTLVLPTKVGENNASEIKDDGKTLVWEFLPNVNNDIEFEFEKVNYLNIGLLIFGGIILAVVIFVFIKRKRKSAGISIEQ, from the coding sequence ATCATCTCAATTTTCATTTTTACTATTCTCTTAACGGGTTGTGTAAAATTTAATACCACTTTAAAGATTCATTCTGATGGGAGCAGTGATTTAACTATTATCTATGGAATAGATAAGCAAGTAGCTTCTATAGATGGGACCATGACAAAAAGCATGGAAGAAACTAAAAAAGAGGCGGAGACCCGAGGTTTTAAAGTTGTAAATTTTAAAGATGATAAATATATTGGATTGAAATTAGAAAAGCATTTTGACACCTATGAAGATTTAGCGAAAAAAGAAGATATGAGACTTTTCGATCTTAAAGTAGAAGAGAAGAAGGGTTTCTTTAAGAATAAATATTCTATCTCAGGAAATTTTGACTTCACAGGAATGATGGATGACGCTGGTACGGAAGAATTTGACCAACAAATGGCCTCATCAATGATGAGTCAAATGGACTTGAACTTTACTTTGGTTTTGCCAACTAAAGTTGGTGAAAATAATGCTTCAGAAATAAAGGATGATGGAAAAACATTGGTGTGGGAGTTTTTGCCAAATGTGAATAACGACATTGAATTCGAATTTGAAAAAGTGAATTATCTAAATATCGGATTGCTAATATTCGGTGGAATTATTTTAGCAGTAGTTATTTTTGTGTTCATAAAGAGAAAAAGAAAATCTGCAGGTATATCTATTGAACAGTAA